One window of the Herbiconiux sp. L3-i23 genome contains the following:
- a CDS encoding SseB family protein: protein MSAGDRSADSAGQPWAGRHFETTPFADDDGSAPERLIEAIRRFRSHEVREAEVIDALRGTRLLVPMLAMLGEAAPGPHGALVDKSADLAIVTVATRDGRRVLPAFSSVGAMTAWNPKARPVPVEAERVALAAASEGTDLVILDPVSDTEFGLRRSMLESLATGAAWRGCWSDPDVVGAFASSGFGEDAVQSVELLPGDPDARLQSPELRVRLTLAPGLDRAGLDAVLARLGQRWAADPVIAARVDSLAVSVE, encoded by the coding sequence GTGAGCGCCGGCGACCGATCCGCCGACTCGGCCGGGCAGCCGTGGGCGGGGCGACACTTCGAAACCACGCCGTTCGCGGATGACGACGGGTCGGCGCCCGAACGGCTCATCGAGGCGATCCGGCGCTTCCGGTCGCACGAGGTGCGCGAGGCCGAGGTCATCGACGCCCTCCGAGGCACGCGACTGCTGGTGCCCATGCTCGCGATGCTGGGTGAGGCGGCCCCCGGGCCGCACGGTGCGCTCGTCGACAAGAGCGCGGATCTCGCCATCGTCACGGTCGCGACCCGCGACGGCCGCCGCGTGCTTCCCGCCTTCTCGTCGGTCGGCGCGATGACGGCCTGGAATCCGAAGGCACGTCCGGTGCCGGTCGAAGCCGAGCGCGTCGCACTGGCCGCCGCGTCGGAGGGCACCGACCTCGTCATCCTCGACCCCGTCTCCGACACCGAGTTCGGGCTCCGCCGCTCCATGCTCGAGTCGCTCGCGACCGGAGCCGCATGGCGCGGATGCTGGAGCGATCCCGACGTCGTCGGCGCGTTCGCGTCGAGCGGGTTCGGTGAGGACGCCGTGCAATCCGTCGAACTCCTGCCGGGGGACCCGGACGCCCGCTTGCAGAGCCCCGAGCTGCGCGTGCGGCTCACCCTCGCGCCCGGGCTCGACCGCGCCGGGCTCGATGCGGTGCTGGCGCGGCTGGGGCAGCGCTGGGCCGCGGATCCGGTCATCGCCGCGCGGGTCGATTCGCTCGCCGTCTCGGTGGAGTGA